GCCGGGCTGCTGATATACAAGAACAAAGCCAGGGAGCTGCCGGGAAAAATATCCACTTTGCAGGCGGCCTGAGGGTCTGAAATCCCATAGCTGCAAAAAGGGCTTTCCCGAAAAACGGGAAAGCCCTTTTCTTTATGCTTTTCTCACCACATGTTTCTGCAGATCGCTGTGATCAGCTAACGTTTCCCCTTCAGGGAGTCCGAGGAATAAAAGCGGTAGGAGACCTCTCCGGGCCGGACCATTCCCAGGTTTTCCCGCACCAGGGCCTCTATGAACAGCCGGTTTTCCTGAACCAACCGGATCTCCCGCTTCAGGATCTCGTTGTGGGCCAGGCTGACGATGATCTGCCTTTTTAAATAGGCCTGCCGTTTATGCAGCTTCAACATCTTGATCCAGCCGTAATTCCCCAGGCCGAAGGAAATCACCACCACCCCGGTGGCTCCCAGGACCAGAGCCAGAACTAGCTTTTGGCGGAATTTTTTATTTTTGGCCGAGCGGTTCATTTACTGTTAGTAACCATTCAGCCACAAAGACACACTCAAAGCCACTACTTTCGTTAATTGTTAATCGTAAATCGTTAACGGTATTTGTGCTTTCGTGCCTTTGTGGCAAGTATAATTTACTGTTTAAAAGCGGACTGTCCGGGGTAGACGGCGGATCCGCCCAGTTCCTCTTCGATCCTCAGCAGCTGGTTGTATTTGGCCACCCGCTCGCTGCGGGAGATGGAGCCGGTCTTGATCTGTCCGGCATTAGTCGCCACCGCCACCTGGGAGATGGTAGTGTCCTCGGTTTCGCCCGAGCGGTGCGAGATCACGGTGGTGTAGCGGTTGGCCCGGGCCAGGCTGATGCAGTCCAAAGTTTCGGTCAGGGAGCCGATTTGGTTGAACTTGATCAGGATGGAGTTGGCCACCCCCTTCTCCAGCCCCGTCTGCAGCCGTTTGACGTTGGTGACGAACAGGTCGTCGCCGATCAGCTGGATATTTTTCCCCAGCTTTTCGGTCAAGAGTTTCCAGCCGTCCCAGTCGTCCTCGGCCAGCCCGTCCTCCAGAGAGATCAGGGGGTACTTGGAAGCGAAGGAGGAGTAAAGCTCCACCATCTCGGCCGGGCTCAGTTTCTTCCCGCCCACCTGGTACGACCCATCCTTGAAAAACTCGCTGGAAGCAGGGTCCATGGCCAGGAAGATCTCGCCTCCCGGTTTGTAACCGGCCTGACCGATGGCCTCCACTAAAAACTGCAGGGCTTCTTCGTTGGATTTCAAAGGCGGGGCAAAGCCGCCCTCGTCGCCCACCGTTACCGGGTAGCCCTTTTTATGCAGTATTTTGGTGAGGGCGGCAAAAGTCTCCGAGGCCATCTGAATGGCCTGGGAAAAGCTTTTGGCCCCGGCCGGGACGATCATGAACTCCTGCATCTCGATGTTCCAGCCGGCATGCTTGCCGCCGTTCAAAAAATTCATCATCGGCACCGGCAGGGTCTTGGCGTTGGCCCCGCCCAGATAACGGTAAAGGGGCAGGCCGGAAGATGAGGCGGCGGCGTGGGCCGCGGCCAGGGAAACGCCCAGCACGGCATTGGCTCCCAGTTTTGATTTGGCCGGAGTGCCGTCCAGTTCAATCATGGTCCGGTCTATTTTCACCTGCTCCCGGGCGTCCATTCCCGTCAAAGCCGGGGCGATGATTTTATTGACATTGTCCACCGCCTTTTTGACCCCCTTGCCGCCGAACATTTTGGGATCGCCGTCCCGCAGCTCCAGCGCCTCGTGCTGGCCGGTGGAGGCCCCCGACGGCACCGCGGCCCGGCCGAAGCTTCCGTCCACCAGGCGGCAGTCCACCTCCACGGTGGGGTTGCCCCGGGAGTCCATTATCTGGCGGGCCCAGATTTTTGTGATGTTTGACATGGTGGAATCCTCTCCAGCTATTTTTTAATGAATTATTGTTGATATAGAATTGAACATAATCCGCAGATGGATCGCAGAGGCCTTTGCTAAAGCTAGTGCCTCCGCTAAAGCTATTGCACTCTCAGCCAACCTGCCTGCGGGCTATAGCCTGCCTTCGCCGAAACGGATGTTCGGCTCCACGCCTGTGCGCTGAAGCGCTTCGGCGCGCAAGCGCGCAGGCAGGCCCTTCGGCGGGCGTAGGCCTGTCCGCCGTAGTAAACAACGAAGGAGGAAGTGTGAACGAAGGAGGAAGGCTGATCCGCCGTGCTTGCGCGCCTGCCTATGCCGAAGCGGCTACGCGCAGGCAGGCCATAGTGCACTTCAGCACGCCATGCCCCGCCTAAAGGCGAGGCTCCGTTTTGCCACCGCTTTGCGGGGCAAGCGGGGCCGTGGGCAGGCGTGGAGGAGAGGAAGCCATAATATTAAAGCCTAAGCGAATGATCGCAGATTGTTCTGGTTGCCTTAAAAATACCTGTGTGCATCGGTGAAAATCTGCGGATAAAAATAACCCCGGCTTTAGAGAACGACTAGTCAACGATTTTTTCCAGACGGAACTTTCCCTCCCGGTAAACGGCATAGGTGAAATTGCCGAAAAAATCCCCCAGGTTCAAAAAAACACGACCGTCCTTCTCCTTCAAGGCCGGCTGATGGGTGTGGCCGAACACCACCGCCTGATAACCCAGGGCGAAAAGCCTGCCGGCCTGACGTTCCAAAGGCGCCTGATCCGCGTATTTATCCCTGGTCAAATGAGTGCGGGAAACCTTTGAGAACCAATGGGCGAAGGAGACGGCCAGGTCGGGGTGGATCAGGCTGAAAAGACGGATGTTCAGAGGATTCCTCAACGCCGCCTTCAAAATTCTGTAATCCCGGTCCGACGGGTCCAGGCCGTCGCCGTGGCAGAGCAAAACTTTTTTGCCGTCCAGTTCAACGGTCAGATCATCTTTGACGATGTTCATCCCCAGCCTTTGTTCCAGAAAAGATCCCGTCCAGTAATCGTGGTTGCCGGCCAGCAGGGTGATCTCCACCCCGGCCCGGCGCAGTTCCAGCATTTCCGCCAATACTTCAAAATGTTCGGACTGGACCACGGTGCGGTACTCGAACCAGAAATCGAACAGGTCGCCCAGTATATATAAAGGGCCGGGCTGATCCTTGATTATGGCAAAAAGCTTCTTCAGCCTTGAAACTTTAAGTCGCTCCAACCCGGGGTCGCCCGCCCCCAGGTGGACGTCAGATAAAAAGTAAAAGGATCTTGACATAAAAATGCAGTCGTGGTATCTTAAATTGTTAAAAGTTTTGGCGGGGGTCTTAAAGCCTCCAATACCGTAAAACTATATCACAAGCAAAAATAAAAGGCAACTGAAATTTTTGTTGACTTTTCATCTGCCGATGCTTAAAATGGTCAAATGGATGGAATAATGAGCGCTATAAGATTTAGAATCCCGGCCATCTGCCTGGTTCTGGTTCTGGCGGCCTTGAGCTGCGGTCGCAATGCGGCCCTGGACAAGGGCCGGCAGTTTCTGGAGATTGGCGACCTGGGCAAGGCTATTGAGCAGTTCTCTAAAGCCGTGCAGGACGACCCCAAGCAGCCTTTGGGCCATTACTATCTGGCCAAGTCCTATTGCCTGACCGATTCGGCAGTTTTGGCCCGCAAGGAGTACGGAATCTTAAGCCGGCTGGATTACCAGGCGGCCCAGGACACTTTTTTGCGGCAAAAAGTGGCGGTGTTCTCCGGCCTGGAGCCGTATGCCCTGACCCGGCTGACCTTTTCGCCGGGCAACGACGCCCTGCCGGTCCTCTCTCCCGACGGGACAAAAATCGCCTTTTCCAGCAAGCGGGACGGCAACCCCGAGATATATATCATGGATGCCTCCGGCCAAAACCCAAAACGGATCACCAATAATCCGGACCTTGACTACATGCCGTCTTTCAGTCCGGACGGGAAAAGCCTGGCCTATATCTCCGACCGGGACGGAAACAACGAGATATATCTTTTTGACCTGCAGTCCCAAAAAGAGCGGAGGATGACGGCAAACAAATTTGACGACCTATTTCCTAGATTTTCCCCGGACGGGGGCGAGATATATTTCCTAAGCGACCGCGACGGCCGTTACGAAATCTGGAGGCTGGTTCCGGGAAAGGCCGGCCAACCCCAGAAAATGGAGATGGCCGGCGAGGATAAAGGCAACATAAACATCTTCGACATCTCCGGAGGCCAGTTCGTTTATCAGCAGGAACAAGAAAACCAGGTGTTTCTTAAATCGCGGTCCTTGACCGGAGGAGATGCCAGGCAGATCAACTGCCCCTCGTTCCGGGCCGGATTACCCACGATACTCTCGCCTGATGGGAGATATCTGCTGTACACTTCTTCCCGCCAGGGCAACGACGAGGTTTATCTTTACGACCGCCAGACGGACCAAAATCTCCGGCTGACCGTCAATCCGGCCGAGGACGTGGCCTTCGGGATGTTTCCCGGCCAGAAGACGGTATTGTTTGATTCCCAGCGCGACGGCGACCGGGAGATATACCTGCTGCATTTGGACCGGCTGATATCAACAGACCAAATCATCAAGGCCCAGGGGCAATAAAATAATCCCGGCAACAATAACTTGGGGAGACAAAAATGGAATGGCGATGTTCGATCTGCGGCTACGTCTACGATCCCAATCTGGGGGATCCGGACAGCGACATCAGACCGGGGATATATTTTGAATATCTTCCATTAGACTGGATCTGCCCCGAATGCGGGGCCGGCAAGGAGGTATTTGAAGCCGTAGACGATGGTTTTGAAGATGAGGAGTTCGTGCCCCGGAACATGCTCTGAGGAAAAACCGCCCAGGTCCGGTATTTTAAAAACACAAGGAAGTCTGATACAATTAACAGCGAACAATAAACAGTGAACTATGAACGGCAAACAGTAAACAGTAAAGGCAAAGTTATGCAGATTACCCATTACGGGGTGCGGGGATCGATTCCGGCGCCGGGGAAGGATACCGTAGGTTTCGGAGGCAACACCACCTGCGTGGAGGTGGTTACCTCCAAGGGCCAGCGGCTGATAATAGACTGCGGCACCGGCATCCGCAAACTGGGCTTGAATCTCTTGAAGGAAAAGGATATTCCCGAAATCCCGATCTTCGTGACCCACGTCCACTGGGATCACATCCAGGGTCTGCCTTTCTTCCTGCCGATCTACATGTCCCGCTTCAAAATCCGTTTTTTGGGGGCCAAGGAAAGTTTTGGCCGGCTGTATTCCACCCTCTACGACCAGATGGACGGCTACGTTTTTCCCGCCAAGCTGCAGGAGGTGCAGTCCAACATCAACTACCAAGTGGTGGACGACGACGAAGGCTTCAACCTGGGCCAGATACACTGCGACATCATCCGCAACAACCACCCGGTGCCCACCTATGGGGTCAAGATCCACGACAACGGCAAGACCTTCTGTTTTTTGACCGACAACGAGCTGAAAATAGACAAACCCCAGACCGAGTATAAAAGATTCGTGGAATTCTGCGGTGGAGCCGACCTGCTAATCCACGACGCCCAGTACACCGAGGACGACATGGAAAAGACCCGGGGCTGGGGGCACTCCACTTTCCTGGAGGTGATCAAGCTGGCCGAGGACGCCGGGGTGAAGTCCCTGGGTTTCCACCACCACGACCCGGAGCGGAACGACCGGCAGCTGGAACAGATAATCGGAGAAATAAAGGCCAATACCAAGATCCACATATTCGGGGCCAGGGAAGGCGAAAAACTGGAGATCTAAAAGATTTGAATTATATTTATTAGCCCAGCCCTTAAGGGCTGGGCTAATAAATATAGCATATGATTGATCTAACCATCACCATACCAGAACCCTGCCCTGAATCTGTTTCCGGCGCCATTGGAGAAACTGGCGCTGGATTCGGCCCAGAACAAGCTGATGGTCAACTCCGCGGCCTGCGGGGTGTGCTTCAGTCTGATGGAGTACGACTTTGACGCGCTGGCCGACACCCTGGGCGACCTGTTCGCTTTAAAAGGCGATCCGGTGGTGGAGGCCAACATCCGGGCGGCCCGGGCCGGGTACGACCAGGCCGAACGGGAATTCAAAGGTGTCTGCCCCTACTGCGCCCTGCACCAAAAAGTTCAGCAGGCCAAAGGCCGGATGCTTATGACCGGCAGCGAAGCGGCCGGTTACGGCAGCCTTATCTCAGGACTGTAGTTCCTGTCGGCCTATCCCCTGTCCCCCGCCACCGGCATCATGGAATACTGCGCCGTCAAACAAAAAGAAGTGACCGGGCTGCTGGTGGAGCAGGCCGAGGACGAGATCGCGGCCGTCAACATGGCCATTGGTGCTTCGGTAGCCGGGGTGCGGGCCATGACCTGCACCTCGGGCGGAGGCTTTGCCTTGATGACCGAGAGCCTGTCGCTGGCCGGGATGACCGAAACCCCGCTGGTGATATTCA
This portion of the candidate division TA06 bacterium genome encodes:
- a CDS encoding septum formation initiator family protein, encoding MNRSAKNKKFRQKLVLALVLGATGVVVISFGLGNYGWIKMLKLHKRQAYLKRQIIVSLAHNEILKREIRLVQENRLFIEALVRENLGMVRPGEVSYRFYSSDSLKGKR
- the eno gene encoding phosphopyruvate hydratase; translated protein: MSNITKIWARQIMDSRGNPTVEVDCRLVDGSFGRAAVPSGASTGQHEALELRDGDPKMFGGKGVKKAVDNVNKIIAPALTGMDAREQVKIDRTMIELDGTPAKSKLGANAVLGVSLAAAHAAASSSGLPLYRYLGGANAKTLPVPMMNFLNGGKHAGWNIEMQEFMIVPAGAKSFSQAIQMASETFAALTKILHKKGYPVTVGDEGGFAPPLKSNEEALQFLVEAIGQAGYKPGGEIFLAMDPASSEFFKDGSYQVGGKKLSPAEMVELYSSFASKYPLISLEDGLAEDDWDGWKLLTEKLGKNIQLIGDDLFVTNVKRLQTGLEKGVANSILIKFNQIGSLTETLDCISLARANRYTTVISHRSGETEDTTISQVAVATNAGQIKTGSISRSERVAKYNQLLRIEEELGGSAVYPGQSAFKQ
- a CDS encoding UDP-2,3-diacylglucosamine diphosphatase — protein: MSRSFYFLSDVHLGAGDPGLERLKVSRLKKLFAIIKDQPGPLYILGDLFDFWFEYRTVVQSEHFEVLAEMLELRRAGVEITLLAGNHDYWTGSFLEQRLGMNIVKDDLTVELDGKKVLLCHGDGLDPSDRDYRILKAALRNPLNIRLFSLIHPDLAVSFAHWFSKVSRTHLTRDKYADQAPLERQAGRLFALGYQAVVFGHTHQPALKEKDGRVFLNLGDFFGNFTYAVYREGKFRLEKIVD
- a CDS encoding PD40 domain-containing protein, yielding MSAIRFRIPAICLVLVLAALSCGRNAALDKGRQFLEIGDLGKAIEQFSKAVQDDPKQPLGHYYLAKSYCLTDSAVLARKEYGILSRLDYQAAQDTFLRQKVAVFSGLEPYALTRLTFSPGNDALPVLSPDGTKIAFSSKRDGNPEIYIMDASGQNPKRITNNPDLDYMPSFSPDGKSLAYISDRDGNNEIYLFDLQSQKERRMTANKFDDLFPRFSPDGGEIYFLSDRDGRYEIWRLVPGKAGQPQKMEMAGEDKGNINIFDISGGQFVYQQEQENQVFLKSRSLTGGDARQINCPSFRAGLPTILSPDGRYLLYTSSRQGNDEVYLYDRQTDQNLRLTVNPAEDVAFGMFPGQKTVLFDSQRDGDREIYLLHLDRLISTDQIIKAQGQ
- a CDS encoding rubredoxin, which produces MEWRCSICGYVYDPNLGDPDSDIRPGIYFEYLPLDWICPECGAGKEVFEAVDDGFEDEEFVPRNML
- a CDS encoding MBL fold metallo-hydrolase, with product MQITHYGVRGSIPAPGKDTVGFGGNTTCVEVVTSKGQRLIIDCGTGIRKLGLNLLKEKDIPEIPIFVTHVHWDHIQGLPFFLPIYMSRFKIRFLGAKESFGRLYSTLYDQMDGYVFPAKLQEVQSNINYQVVDDDEGFNLGQIHCDIIRNNHPVPTYGVKIHDNGKTFCFLTDNELKIDKPQTEYKRFVEFCGGADLLIHDAQYTEDDMEKTRGWGHSTFLEVIKLAEDAGVKSLGFHHHDPERNDRQLEQIIGEIKANTKIHIFGAREGEKLEI
- a CDS encoding 2-oxoacid:acceptor oxidoreductase family protein; this encodes MEKLALDSAQNKLMVNSAACGVCFSLMEYDFDALADTLGDLFALKGDPVVEANIRAARAGYDQAEREFKGVCPYCALHQKVQQAKGRMLMTGSEAAGYGSLISGL